The genomic segment GACCCAGGAAGATGCCGCGCAGCACCAGTTCGCTCACCCGCGCGGGCTGCGCCTGGGCGTAGGCCAGCGCCAGGGTCGAGCCCCAGGAACCGCCGAACACCATCCAGCGTTCAATCCCCAGCGTCTCGCGCAGCAGCTCGATGTCGGCGATCAGGTGCTGTGTCGTGTTGTCCTTGATCTCGGCATAAGGTCGTGACCGACCGGCGCCGCGCTGATCGAACAGCACGATCCGGTAGTGTGCCGGGTCGAAGAAACGCCGGTGTTCGGGCCCGCAACCGGCCCCCGGGCCCCCATGCAGGAAGATGACCGGCTTACCCTTCGGGTTGCCGCAAACTTCCCAGTAGATAGAGTGGTGGGTGTCGACCGGCATATATCCCTGGTCATAGGGCTCAATCGACGGAAAGAGGTCTTGTTGCACCTTGTTTGCATCCCTCATCGAAGCTTGCCTCATAGCGTTGGCAAAGCATATCGGGGCCGTAGGGCTTTTGCACCCTTGCAGTGGAGAGGCTATTGGAAAAATCCTGCTTTGGTGACAAGACGGCTGCTGACCCTTTTGTTTGTCGTCGCCCTGGCACAGGCTTCCAGTATGAAAAGCGCCGCACAGAACCCTGAGGATGAACTCACACTTCCATCAGACCTGTCTGTCGCTGAATGGGGACGCGTGATCGAGGTGATCGACGGGGATACCCTGGTCCTGGCGACCGGGAAGCAGGTGCGGTTGGTCGGGATTCAGGCCCCCAAGCTGCCACTGGGGCGGGGCGGGTTCACCGCCTGGCCGCTGGCGCCCGAAGCAAAGGTCGCGCTGGAAGTCTTGACCTTGGGACGCGAGGTCGGGCTGGCTGAAGGCGACGGAGCCACACGTGACCGACACGACCGCAGGTTGGCCCATCTGGTAACGCGCGAAGGTCTCTGGATTCAGGGTCGCTTGCTGGAGATGGGATTGGCCCGGGTCTACAGCTTTTCGGACAACCGCGCCGGCGTGGCGCAGATGCTAAGCATCGAGCGGGCGGCGCGGGCCAGCGGCCGGGGTATCTGGAGCCACCCTTTTTACGGGTTGCGCAAGGCCAACGATCACGACGCCCTCTGGCCTCTGATCGATTCCTTTCAAATCATCGCGGGCCGCGTGGCAGCGGTTCACGAAGCCAAGTCGGCGACCTATATCAATTTTGGTGAGGACTGGCGTAGCGACTTCAGTCTTCGCATCGCCTCGGCCGACCGGCGCGCCTTTCGCGACGCGGGCATCGACTTGACGGCACTGGCGGGCAAGCTGGTGCGTGTACGCGGGTGGTTGAGCGCCTATAATGGCCCGTCATTGAAGGTTGACCACCCTGAACAGCTGGAGATTCTAGAT from the Limibacillus halophilus genome contains:
- a CDS encoding thermonuclease family protein, with product MTRRLLTLLFVVALAQASSMKSAAQNPEDELTLPSDLSVAEWGRVIEVIDGDTLVLATGKQVRLVGIQAPKLPLGRGGFTAWPLAPEAKVALEVLTLGREVGLAEGDGATRDRHDRRLAHLVTREGLWIQGRLLEMGLARVYSFSDNRAGVAQMLSIERAARASGRGIWSHPFYGLRKANDHDALWPLIDSFQIIAGRVAAVHEAKSATYINFGEDWRSDFSLRIASADRRAFRDAGIDLTALAGKLVRVRGWLSAYNGPSLKVDHPEQLEILD